From the genome of Candidatus Dadabacteria bacterium, one region includes:
- a CDS encoding AAA family ATPase has protein sequence MPLNKHVHIARRFLRSVRIDSDIGDAVALEGFVCPQSFINILSTMARHVSETGQGAFTWTGPYGSGKSSLVVALSALLNSNPKLKKEAAKVFGQPLTKEIRRALPTGSKGWRILPVVARRDNPVTVIGEEVKKTGLVSRQPRGGWTEKNLIETLTDAAEKPETYGGLVLFIDEMGKFLEAAAQDGSDIYILQQLAEAASRSNGRFIVIGILHQAFEEYAHRLSHEARDEWSKIQGRFLDLAVNTSGEEQIDLISRAIESNRHHKKPSKTACDVAKFVHSNQAGNTDQFADMLESCWPLHPITACLLGPISRRRFGQNQRSIFGFLNSSEPHGFQDFLGHAQEGDLYGPDRLWDYLRGNLEPSILASPDGHRWALAAEALERCESSNSNDLSAKLLKTISVIDLFKERSGIVANLDILHSCFPDTSKEKVKKMLSHLDKQSFTIFKKFQNARAVFAGSDFDIDKAIQTALDEIGEIDFNKLKSLAGLQPILAKRHYHETGTMRWFDVNVIPASGMVDYVSKLELKNGATGQFLLAIPTKGEKEGHAESICREVVRRSNKEGKVIVVGISEQSWTVATLARELLALERVSNNYPELAGDAVARREVDARLAELQTFLETELRKAFDNALWFREKHKKKHLRQADLNIIASELADERFSQSPRLHNELLNRQKPSVSAVTAQNKLLHHMILNEGEERLGIKGFSAESSLFASVLEKTNLYRKQRGSFSFASPRKGKDDCHLKPMWDDAIEYVKKHENKTVSVAELFDLWSKPPSGVKNGLMPILAVAFILSQRDKLAVYREGVFRAKFDDVDVDYLAKDPSMIQLRWMNLSNTARRLLSGMAEIVHDLGDANVLQNLQPIDVGRGLVAIYDGLPKWAIRTRRLSSNAIAIRELFRKAHDPNKFLFDDIPELLGKKVPRANDRDLNRIVKNVREGLEELVHAYPSMLQRLRDMMLAELLVPNTSPQSLAELRHRAENIKQLAGDFLLDAFIGRLSSFSDSNENFEGIASLAANKPPRDWVDPELDRAAIEIADMAQRFLRAETYARVKGRTDKRKAMAVVIGIDDSNPKPLLGEFSIADSDRAAVDSLINQVANTLKDSDSGNRSIILAALAELSSRYMRKPEPPKKNGKVTDWEQNHD, from the coding sequence ATGCCTCTAAATAAACATGTCCACATTGCCCGCCGTTTTCTGAGATCAGTCCGGATTGATTCTGATATTGGCGATGCCGTAGCCCTTGAGGGGTTTGTTTGCCCTCAGTCGTTCATCAACATTCTGTCAACAATGGCGCGACATGTCTCCGAAACGGGGCAAGGAGCGTTTACATGGACCGGGCCTTACGGTAGCGGTAAATCAAGCCTTGTTGTAGCCCTGAGCGCCTTGCTGAACAGCAATCCAAAATTGAAGAAGGAAGCGGCAAAGGTATTTGGGCAACCCCTGACAAAAGAGATTAGAAGAGCGTTGCCTACCGGAAGCAAAGGATGGCGGATTCTGCCGGTCGTTGCGCGGCGTGACAACCCTGTTACCGTCATAGGCGAAGAAGTAAAGAAGACGGGACTTGTTTCCCGTCAGCCACGCGGCGGTTGGACTGAGAAAAATCTGATTGAAACATTGACGGATGCCGCCGAAAAACCGGAAACTTACGGCGGACTTGTTCTTTTCATTGATGAGATGGGCAAGTTCCTTGAAGCCGCCGCACAAGACGGTTCTGACATATACATTCTTCAGCAACTTGCAGAGGCGGCCTCGCGTAGCAACGGGCGTTTCATTGTCATAGGAATTCTTCATCAGGCGTTTGAGGAATATGCGCATCGTCTTTCCCATGAGGCGCGGGATGAATGGTCAAAAATTCAAGGCCGATTTCTTGATCTTGCCGTTAACACTTCGGGAGAGGAACAAATTGATCTTATCTCTCGCGCAATTGAAAGTAACCGTCATCATAAGAAACCAAGTAAAACGGCATGCGATGTAGCCAAATTTGTGCATAGTAATCAAGCCGGGAATACCGACCAGTTCGCAGACATGCTGGAATCATGCTGGCCGTTGCATCCAATTACGGCATGTCTTTTGGGACCAATATCACGGCGGCGGTTTGGCCAGAATCAGAGAAGCATTTTTGGATTCCTGAATTCGTCCGAGCCGCACGGGTTTCAAGATTTCCTTGGTCATGCCCAAGAGGGTGATTTATACGGCCCCGACCGACTTTGGGATTACCTGCGCGGCAATCTTGAGCCCTCAATTCTGGCTTCCCCTGACGGACATCGCTGGGCTTTGGCTGCGGAAGCATTGGAACGTTGTGAATCCAGTAACAGCAACGACCTTTCTGCCAAACTACTCAAAACAATATCCGTCATTGATCTTTTCAAAGAGCGTTCCGGAATTGTTGCAAATCTTGATATTTTACACAGTTGCTTCCCTGACACCTCAAAAGAAAAGGTCAAGAAAATGCTTTCACACCTTGACAAACAGTCATTCACTATATTCAAGAAATTTCAAAACGCCCGTGCCGTTTTTGCAGGCAGTGATTTTGATATTGACAAGGCAATCCAGACCGCGCTTGATGAAATAGGTGAAATTGATTTTAACAAACTGAAATCCCTTGCCGGACTTCAGCCTATTCTCGCCAAACGTCATTATCACGAAACGGGAACGATGAGATGGTTTGATGTCAATGTCATACCGGCAAGCGGCATGGTTGATTATGTTTCAAAACTTGAATTGAAGAATGGCGCGACAGGGCAATTTTTGCTGGCAATTCCGACTAAGGGCGAGAAAGAGGGGCATGCTGAAAGTATTTGCCGTGAAGTTGTGCGGCGTAGTAACAAAGAAGGAAAAGTTATTGTCGTCGGCATATCCGAACAATCATGGACTGTGGCAACACTGGCGCGCGAACTATTAGCGTTGGAACGAGTCAGCAATAACTACCCGGAACTTGCCGGTGATGCGGTCGCCCGCCGAGAGGTTGACGCGCGCTTGGCAGAATTGCAGACTTTCTTGGAAACTGAATTGCGCAAGGCGTTTGATAATGCCTTATGGTTTAGAGAGAAACATAAAAAGAAACACCTCCGTCAAGCGGACCTAAACATTATCGCTTCTGAGTTAGCCGATGAGCGTTTTTCACAGTCGCCCCGTCTGCACAATGAACTGTTAAACCGGCAGAAGCCTTCTGTCAGCGCCGTTACCGCTCAAAATAAACTTTTGCATCATATGATTCTCAATGAAGGAGAGGAACGACTCGGCATCAAGGGTTTCTCCGCTGAGAGCAGTTTGTTTGCTTCAGTATTGGAGAAAACAAACCTTTACAGAAAACAGAGAGGAAGTTTTTCCTTCGCTTCTCCAAGAAAGGGCAAAGATGATTGCCACCTGAAGCCAATGTGGGATGACGCGATTGAGTATGTTAAGAAGCACGAAAATAAAACGGTTTCAGTTGCTGAACTGTTTGATTTATGGAGCAAACCGCCTTCTGGAGTAAAAAACGGCCTAATGCCTATTCTTGCGGTTGCTTTCATATTGTCCCAGCGTGACAAACTTGCCGTTTATCGGGAAGGTGTTTTCAGGGCAAAGTTTGACGATGTTGATGTGGACTACCTTGCCAAGGATCCGTCAATGATACAGTTGCGATGGATGAATCTTTCCAATACCGCCCGCCGTCTGTTGTCCGGAATGGCCGAGATTGTGCATGACCTTGGCGATGCGAATGTGCTTCAAAATCTGCAACCCATTGATGTCGGGCGCGGACTGGTTGCAATATATGACGGTCTTCCGAAATGGGCGATTAGAACAAGGCGTTTATCTTCAAACGCAATAGCAATCAGGGAACTTTTTAGAAAAGCGCATGACCCGAACAAATTTCTGTTTGACGACATACCCGAATTGCTTGGTAAGAAAGTTCCCCGTGCAAACGACAGGGATTTGAACCGTATTGTTAAAAATGTTCGTGAAGGACTTGAGGAACTGGTTCACGCTTATCCTTCAATGCTACAGCGTCTACGCGATATGATGCTTGCCGAGTTGCTGGTTCCAAACACTTCCCCGCAGTCTCTGGCGGAACTACGCCACCGCGCGGAAAACATTAAACAGTTGGCGGGAGACTTCCTGCTTGACGCATTCATAGGAAGGTTGTCTTCTTTTTCGGACTCTAACGAGAACTTTGAAGGCATAGCGAGCCTTGCCGCAAATAAGCCGCCGAGGGATTGGGTTGACCCCGAACTTGACAGAGCCGCTATTGAGATTGCGGACATGGCGCAAAGATTCCTGCGCGCTGAAACTTACGCGCGTGTCAAAGGACGGACGGATAAACGCAAGGCGATGGCTGTTGTCATAGGAATTGACGACAGTAATCCCAAGCCTTTACTTGGAGAGTTTTCCATTGCTGATTCCGACCGTGCGGCCGTTGACAGTCTCATAAACCAAGTTGCAAACACATTGAAAGATTCTGATTCCGGCAACCGCAGTATTATTCTGGCTGCGCTTGCTGAACTTAGTTCCCGCTACATGCGAAAACCTGAACCTCCAAAGAAAAACGGGAAAGTCACAGATTGGGAGCAGAACCATGACTAA
- a CDS encoding DUF4007 family protein codes for MAHGLLSTDYKPQFVGHETFPLRYGWLKKAYDRVAETENQKENREDCWGDDAVMRFGVGKNMVAAMRHWAKATGVTREPAANKVETTELGKMLFGNNGRDPYMEHPATLWLIHWQLAGRVESKKTTWFWAFSHYTDTNFERDNFETNLLRFAGKRGWKSVALQTIKNDVACFIRTYVARQPSGKTGHDDALESPLTELGLIKAIGKKDGFRFVRGPKITLSNGVFAYALLDFWSQYSPNTRTLSFEAISHASGGPGRVFLLDENDVVDRLSVLDKVTNGALEWSETAGLKQVVRNTDINKEAALHNWVSRDYNPTPNKEAA; via the coding sequence ATGGCACACGGACTGTTATCCACAGACTACAAACCGCAATTCGTAGGGCATGAGACTTTCCCCCTCCGCTACGGGTGGTTAAAAAAGGCATACGACCGCGTTGCGGAAACAGAAAATCAGAAAGAAAACAGAGAGGACTGTTGGGGTGATGATGCCGTCATGCGGTTCGGAGTCGGCAAAAACATGGTCGCGGCTATGCGCCATTGGGCAAAAGCAACAGGCGTTACCCGTGAACCCGCCGCTAATAAGGTTGAAACCACGGAACTCGGCAAGATGCTGTTTGGCAACAATGGCCGCGACCCCTACATGGAACACCCCGCCACGCTTTGGCTCATCCATTGGCAGTTAGCAGGCCGAGTGGAATCTAAAAAAACCACATGGTTTTGGGCTTTCAGCCATTATACGGACACCAACTTTGAGCGAGACAACTTTGAAACAAATCTGTTGCGTTTCGCCGGTAAGAGAGGATGGAAATCAGTCGCACTTCAAACTATCAAGAATGATGTCGCCTGTTTTATTAGGACTTATGTCGCCCGGCAACCCTCAGGAAAGACAGGACATGATGACGCGCTTGAATCGCCCCTGACCGAACTCGGACTTATTAAGGCCATTGGCAAAAAAGACGGATTCCGGTTTGTGCGCGGCCCCAAAATAACTCTGAGTAATGGAGTTTTTGCTTACGCCCTTCTTGATTTCTGGTCACAATACTCTCCAAACACCCGAACGCTCTCTTTTGAAGCAATCTCCCATGCTTCCGGCGGACCGGGGCGGGTATTTCTGCTTGACGAGAATGATGTTGTAGACCGCCTTTCGGTTCTGGACAAAGTAACAAATGGCGCTCTTGAGTGGTCGGAAACAGCCGGATTGAAACAGGTTGTAAGGAATACGGATATCAATAAAGAGGCAGCCCTACATAATTGGGTTTCACGCGATTACAACCCGACCCCCAATAAGGAGGCGGCCTGA
- a CDS encoding cysteine desulfurase family protein, translating to MQIGNTLYLDHQATTPVDPRVFSEMSPFFSASFGNPHSSDHSLGWESLRAVETSASRIARLIGADEDEIIFTSGATESNNLALLGIGRRAVKGNRHRILLSAIEHKCVLAAGRVLQEQYGFMVESIPVNREGFADLARLEKMLDEDVLLVSVMAVNNEIGTIQETEAISKLVRKHGALFHCDAAQAPVAIDVNLAKHTDMLSLSAHKMYGPKGIGVAYISREIRQSIEPLIYGGGQQEGLRSGTIPVALCVGMGAAADLMVAGDISEGRNETLRRRNLFIEKLQSLRWPVSVNGPLGDGRHPGNANVCFAGFSAHDILSALQPHLAASTGSACTSGIPESSHVLKAIGLDSDSADSSIRFSLGFETSDEDINEATILIEETLRKLAKSGRVCSA from the coding sequence ATGCAAATCGGCAATACTTTATACCTAGACCATCAGGCGACAACGCCTGTTGACCCGCGTGTTTTCTCTGAGATGTCGCCGTTTTTCAGCGCCTCATTCGGCAACCCGCATTCTTCAGACCATAGTCTTGGGTGGGAGTCCTTACGGGCGGTAGAGACCTCAGCCTCACGCATTGCGCGCCTAATAGGAGCCGATGAAGATGAAATAATTTTTACTTCAGGGGCCACCGAATCTAACAACCTCGCCTTGCTCGGAATAGGGCGTAGAGCCGTCAAGGGGAATCGTCACCGCATTCTGTTGAGCGCTATTGAGCATAAATGCGTCCTTGCGGCGGGCCGTGTGTTGCAAGAGCAGTATGGCTTTATGGTGGAATCAATACCTGTCAATCGTGAAGGTTTTGCAGACCTTGCGAGACTTGAAAAGATGTTGGACGAGGATGTTCTCCTTGTCTCTGTAATGGCGGTGAATAATGAAATTGGAACCATTCAGGAAACCGAGGCAATCTCAAAACTTGTCCGAAAACACGGGGCTCTGTTTCATTGTGATGCGGCTCAGGCCCCTGTAGCGATTGATGTGAATCTTGCCAAACATACAGATATGCTGAGCCTTTCCGCGCACAAAATGTATGGTCCGAAGGGTATTGGTGTTGCCTATATTTCACGCGAGATACGACAAAGTATTGAACCGCTCATTTATGGCGGCGGTCAGCAGGAAGGATTGCGTTCAGGGACAATCCCCGTGGCGCTTTGTGTCGGAATGGGCGCAGCCGCAGATTTGATGGTTGCCGGTGATATTTCAGAAGGGCGGAATGAAACATTGCGCCGCCGTAACCTGTTTATTGAAAAGTTGCAAAGCCTGAGGTGGCCTGTGTCCGTAAACGGTCCGTTGGGGGACGGGCGCCACCCCGGAAATGCTAATGTTTGCTTTGCAGGTTTCTCCGCGCACGATATTTTGTCCGCGCTTCAACCGCATCTTGCGGCTTCAACGGGCTCCGCTTGCACTTCAGGAATACCTGAATCATCACACGTACTGAAAGCCATCGGTCTAGATAGTGATAGCGCTGATTCGTCCATCAGGTTCAGCTTGGGGTTTGAGACCAGTGATGAAGACATCAATGAGGCTACAATTCTTATTGAAGAGACACTGAGGAAGTTAGCAAAGTCCGGTCGGGTGTGTTCTGCGTGA
- the trxB gene encoding thioredoxin-disulfide reductase produces the protein MEKHSRVVIMGSGPAGLTAALYSARANLSPLVFEGFEAGGQLTLTTEVENFPGFPDGVMGPELMDLIRKQAQRFGAECVNEEIAEADLSARPFRIKTSSGSEILADTLIICSGASARMLGLESEKRLLGRGVSTCATCDGFFFKDKEIVVVGGGDSAMEEATFLTKFASKVTVIHRRDTLRASKIMQERAFGNPKVDFIWDSAVEEVKGSEKAGVESVVLKNLKTGETTEKPCEGMFVAIGHTPNTGIFKGVLDMDDDGYLITDPDSCETNVPGVFAAGDVQDKRYKQAITAAGSGCAAALDAERFLEAGE, from the coding sequence ATGGAGAAACACAGCAGGGTTGTAATTATGGGTTCGGGTCCCGCGGGGCTGACGGCGGCGCTTTACTCGGCGCGGGCAAATCTCTCGCCGCTTGTTTTTGAGGGGTTTGAGGCGGGCGGCCAGTTGACGCTCACCACGGAGGTTGAGAACTTTCCGGGGTTTCCCGACGGCGTTATGGGACCCGAACTGATGGATTTGATAAGAAAGCAGGCGCAGCGTTTCGGCGCGGAGTGCGTGAATGAGGAGATAGCGGAGGCGGACCTGTCGGCGCGTCCGTTCAGAATCAAGACATCGTCCGGCTCAGAAATACTTGCGGACACTCTGATAATATGCAGCGGCGCGTCCGCGAGGATGTTGGGGCTTGAATCGGAAAAGCGGCTTTTGGGGCGCGGCGTTTCAACCTGCGCCACATGCGACGGGTTTTTCTTCAAAGACAAGGAGATAGTTGTGGTCGGCGGGGGAGACAGCGCGATGGAGGAGGCGACTTTTCTGACAAAGTTTGCTTCAAAGGTTACCGTCATTCACCGGCGCGACACGTTGCGGGCGTCAAAGATTATGCAGGAGCGGGCGTTTGGCAACCCGAAGGTTGATTTTATATGGGACAGCGCGGTTGAGGAGGTGAAGGGCTCTGAAAAGGCAGGCGTTGAGAGTGTGGTTTTGAAAAACCTCAAAACCGGGGAGACAACCGAAAAGCCCTGCGAGGGGATGTTTGTGGCAATAGGGCACACGCCCAACACGGGGATATTCAAGGGGGTGTTGGATATGGATGATGACGGCTACCTGATAACCGATCCTGATTCCTGCGAGACCAATGTGCCGGGGGTGTTTGCCGCCGGGGATGTGCAGGATAAACGTTACAAGCAGGCGATAACCGCCGCCGGAAGCGGCTGCGCCGCCGCGCTGGATGCGGAGAGGTTTTTGGAGGCGGGGGAGTAA